In Candidatus Latescibacter sp., the following are encoded in one genomic region:
- a CDS encoding response regulator yields MMFYVMIIDDDEDFASATATVLEHAGYEVRVESDIPGAEKSMKKRQPDLVILDVMFPENSSAGFTLARKMKHFEETFKQIPILMLTGVNSKFPFGFSTSDIDEKWLPVEDFLKKPVDFDILRNRVAALLPCQKY; encoded by the coding sequence ATGATGTTTTATGTTATGATCATTGATGACGATGAAGATTTCGCCAGCGCTACTGCAACGGTTCTTGAGCATGCAGGGTATGAAGTACGGGTGGAATCGGATATTCCCGGCGCTGAAAAAAGTATGAAAAAAAGACAGCCCGATCTTGTGATACTTGATGTTATGTTTCCGGAAAACAGTTCAGCCGGTTTTACTCTTGCCCGTAAAATGAAACATTTTGAGGAAACATTCAAACAGATTCCCATTCTCATGTTGACAGGGGTCAATTCGAAATTCCCGTTTGGATTCAGCACCAGCGATATCGATGAAAAATGGCTGCCGGTTGAGGATTTTTTAAAAAAACCGGTGGATTTCGACATTTTGCGAAACAGAGTGGCGGCTCTTCTCCCCTGTCAAAAGTATTGA
- a CDS encoding FAD:protein FMN transferase: MKKYKIMLFGLLFGLMILLVGWKTHESDTLQSQSRYLLDTYCTIKAPGDTRVLSALSKALDRIEEIDSKFNMLNPKSPLYDFNTNNKPITDKEIVDLVRIALDVSEKSDGKYDITICSVVNLWGFFSDKPAVPLQSSIDSLLNDVGYKSLKIENGILTKSNPRSQIDLGSIAKGYAVGEAVKVLRQEGITSALIDAGGDIYALGTYKGRPWKIGIKDPRGDGVIGSLDLTDMTVVTSGDYERYFIKDGKRYHHILDPQTGYPSQDMASVTIISPDPVLADGWSTALFVLGAEKGIPIIDAMQSTGTFMVTTDGRKIYSSGMQVNTQLVKRR; encoded by the coding sequence ATGAAAAAATATAAAATAATGCTTTTTGGTTTATTGTTTGGGCTTATGATCCTTCTGGTGGGATGGAAGACACACGAATCGGATACTCTTCAATCCCAGTCCCGCTATCTCTTGGATACGTACTGTACCATAAAGGCGCCGGGCGACACCAGGGTCTTGAGCGCTCTTTCAAAGGCTTTGGACAGGATAGAGGAAATCGACAGCAAATTCAATATGTTGAATCCTAAAAGTCCGCTGTATGATTTCAATACCAACAATAAGCCCATAACAGATAAAGAAATTGTAGATTTGGTCCGGATCGCCCTTGATGTGAGCGAAAAGTCCGACGGGAAATACGATATCACCATTTGCTCGGTTGTTAATCTCTGGGGGTTTTTCAGCGATAAACCGGCGGTGCCTCTCCAATCCTCGATTGACAGCCTTTTGAATGATGTGGGATACAAGAGCCTTAAAATCGAGAATGGCATCCTTACCAAGAGCAATCCACGTTCGCAAATCGATCTCGGATCGATTGCGAAGGGATATGCCGTTGGCGAGGCGGTAAAGGTATTGAGACAGGAAGGAATTACCTCAGCGCTCATTGACGCCGGCGGAGATATTTATGCCCTGGGTACCTACAAAGGGCGGCCTTGGAAAATCGGGATTAAAGACCCACGAGGGGATGGAGTTATCGGATCATTGGACTTGACCGACATGACGGTCGTTACATCCGGGGACTACGAACGGTATTTTATCAAAGATGGAAAACGGTATCACCATATTCTTGATCCGCAAACAGGATACCCTTCTCAGGACATGGCCAGTGTAACAATAATCTCTCCCGATCCGGTTCTTGCCGACGGATGGTCCACAGCTCTGTTTGTGCTGGGTGCGGAAAAGGGAATACCCATTATCGACGCCATGCAATCGACGGGAACTTTTATGGTGACTACCGATGGCAGGAAAATTTATTCATCGGGTATGCAAGTAAACACTCAACTGGTAAAAAGGAGATAG
- a CDS encoding FMN-binding protein — MKMKKTAAIITVFFVFFLGLTGISQAVVLLTKEQALKQVFPDVDQVTTETITLTSAEAAKIKGRLGGQLVHFQAGSESGKIGETLNFTFYIGVKNNKQVGVAVIDAQPGKWGPVDFIIRLTPTPAKVQNMAVMAYQEKRGRPIARNNFLDQFTGKGSSDPIALRKDIRAISGATISSECTCFAVKKVIALYEEAFLPRLQSGSLTLKK, encoded by the coding sequence ATGAAAATGAAAAAAACAGCAGCCATTATTACTGTATTCTTTGTGTTTTTCCTTGGGTTGACCGGTATTTCACAGGCAGTAGTGCTGCTTACCAAAGAACAAGCGCTCAAGCAGGTCTTTCCGGATGTAGATCAAGTAACCACGGAGACTATCACGCTGACCAGCGCTGAAGCAGCTAAAATCAAGGGCCGGCTTGGCGGTCAGCTCGTGCATTTCCAGGCTGGCTCCGAATCGGGAAAAATCGGCGAAACTTTAAACTTTACGTTTTACATAGGTGTCAAAAACAACAAACAAGTCGGTGTCGCGGTCATTGATGCACAGCCTGGAAAATGGGGGCCAGTCGATTTTATTATCAGATTAACCCCCACTCCCGCAAAGGTTCAGAATATGGCGGTAATGGCTTATCAGGAGAAACGCGGCCGTCCGATTGCCCGTAATAACTTTTTGGATCAATTCACCGGAAAAGGAAGCAGTGATCCGATAGCGCTCAGAAAAGATATCCGGGCTATCAGCGGCGCCACAATTTCTTCGGAATGCACTTGTTTTGCGGTTAAAAAAGTAATAGCGCTTTATGAAGAAGCTTTTTTACCCCGGCTGCAGAGCGGCAGTCTTACGTTAAAGAAATAG
- a CDS encoding carbon monoxide dehydrogenase accessory protein CooC → MKIAVSGKGGVGKTTLAALLCVSFQKAGYRVMAVDADPDANLASTLGFPEPEKIIPIVDLKEIISERTGTQPGSMGAFFKLNPRVDDIPEKYSVMHNGIRLLLMGRVKNAGTGCYCPENAFVRELIGHLLLDDKTIIIMDMEAGIEHLGRGTTRDVDAFIIVVEPGKRSLETGRRVAELAAELGVNEYFIVANKVRGKEDMSFIESYFPPDVMLGVIPFSEDINKSGKGDSGVSIEDVHIIDGIRERLIKGVLHG, encoded by the coding sequence ATGAAAATAGCCGTTTCGGGAAAAGGCGGCGTTGGAAAGACGACACTGGCTGCTCTCTTATGCGTCTCTTTTCAAAAGGCGGGGTATCGTGTGATGGCAGTGGATGCTGATCCCGATGCAAATCTCGCTTCAACGCTGGGATTCCCCGAACCGGAAAAAATAATTCCTATCGTCGATTTGAAAGAAATCATATCCGAGCGCACGGGAACTCAGCCGGGAAGTATGGGCGCTTTTTTTAAGCTCAACCCCCGCGTTGATGACATCCCCGAAAAGTACAGCGTCATGCATAACGGAATCCGCCTTCTCCTTATGGGGCGGGTCAAGAATGCGGGAACGGGATGTTATTGCCCGGAGAACGCATTTGTCAGAGAGCTTATCGGGCATCTTCTCCTTGACGACAAGACCATCATCATCATGGATATGGAAGCCGGAATCGAGCACCTGGGGCGGGGAACCACGCGTGATGTGGATGCTTTTATCATCGTGGTTGAGCCGGGCAAGCGTTCTCTGGAAACCGGTCGGCGGGTGGCTGAACTGGCAGCGGAGCTCGGTGTGAATGAATATTTCATCGTAGCGAATAAAGTACGGGGGAAAGAAGATATGTCATTTATCGAAAGCTATTTTCCCCCCGATGTAATGCTGGGAGTCATTCCCTTTTCGGAAGATATCAATAAAAGCGGGAAAGGCGACAGCGGGGTGTCCATAGAAGATGTACATATAATAGACGGCATCAGGGAGAGACTTATCAAGGGAGTATTACATGGCTGA
- the cooS gene encoding anaerobic carbon-monoxide dehydrogenase catalytic subunit, producing MAEEIRKSIDPTSLRLIEKAKEENLETIWDRRQNQQPQCGFGIAGVCCRICVMGPCRITKKASRGICGATADIIGARNFARMVAAGTAAHSDHARDIVLLLRDLSTGKASDFKIQDPEKLKKLAREFGVETDNKDIMKIARDLSEKALAEFGQQEGELTLKNRAPEKTKEMWRKEGLLPRGIDREITEMMHRTNIGVDNDPLNIIRQAMRVALIDGWAGSMIATDLSDVIFGSPQPIRGRANIGILEKDEVNIIVHGHDPTVSDMIVRAARDPEMIAKAREAGAQGINLGGICCTATEILMRHGIPVAGNFLQQELVIITGAVDLMVVDIQCILPGLIDVAKCFHTEIVTTSEKAQFQGAKYVHFDHSDALATAKKIVEMAIERFKHRDPGKIEIPPETQNFIGGFTAENIFHFLGGRYRATYRPLNNAIMEGRLRGVAAIVGCNHPGLTQDLFHVTIARELLRHDILVVETGCSATACAKWGLLSPEAAMEYAGEGLREICEAVGIPPIIHSGSCVDNSRILVALSNMVSEGGLGDAISDIPVAACAPEWMSEKAVTISLYAVASGIYVDMSPQFQLGGCEWVLKFLTEDIEKMTGGKFAFKLDPVAIAQGMIEHIDKKREALKLRPMMYPVREIAVEV from the coding sequence ATGGCTGAAGAAATAAGAAAATCAATTGATCCGACTTCGCTGAGACTCATCGAAAAAGCGAAGGAGGAGAATCTCGAAACTATCTGGGATCGCAGGCAGAATCAGCAGCCTCAGTGTGGATTTGGGATTGCCGGAGTGTGCTGCAGAATTTGTGTGATGGGGCCATGCCGAATTACGAAGAAAGCATCCCGCGGGATATGCGGCGCTACCGCCGATATCATAGGAGCAAGGAATTTTGCGCGTATGGTGGCCGCGGGAACAGCCGCTCACTCCGACCATGCCCGCGACATAGTGCTGCTGCTTCGCGATCTCAGCACAGGGAAAGCCTCGGATTTCAAGATACAGGATCCCGAGAAATTAAAGAAGCTTGCAAGAGAATTTGGTGTGGAGACCGACAACAAGGATATCATGAAAATTGCCCGCGACCTGTCTGAAAAGGCGCTTGCGGAGTTCGGCCAGCAGGAGGGCGAGCTTACTCTGAAAAACCGCGCTCCCGAAAAAACCAAGGAAATGTGGCGTAAAGAGGGGCTTCTCCCCCGTGGGATAGACCGTGAAATCACCGAAATGATGCACCGGACAAATATCGGAGTGGATAACGATCCTCTCAATATCATCAGGCAAGCCATGCGAGTAGCCCTGATCGACGGCTGGGCGGGATCGATGATCGCTACCGACCTCTCGGATGTTATCTTCGGAAGCCCGCAGCCGATTCGCGGCAGGGCGAATATAGGAATTCTCGAAAAGGATGAGGTTAACATCATTGTCCACGGTCACGACCCGACAGTTTCCGACATGATAGTCCGCGCAGCCCGTGATCCTGAAATGATCGCCAAAGCAAGGGAAGCCGGCGCCCAGGGAATCAATCTCGGCGGGATCTGCTGCACCGCCACCGAAATTCTCATGCGCCACGGTATCCCTGTGGCCGGCAACTTTCTTCAGCAGGAGTTGGTCATTATCACCGGGGCAGTGGACCTGATGGTTGTTGATATTCAGTGCATTCTGCCCGGCCTGATCGATGTAGCAAAGTGCTTCCATACGGAGATTGTCACCACTTCGGAAAAGGCTCAGTTTCAGGGCGCGAAGTATGTCCATTTCGATCACAGCGATGCTCTCGCAACCGCCAAGAAAATAGTGGAGATGGCAATCGAACGTTTCAAACACAGGGATCCCGGGAAGATTGAGATTCCCCCGGAAACTCAGAATTTTATCGGCGGATTTACCGCTGAAAACATTTTTCATTTTCTCGGCGGAAGGTATCGTGCAACATACCGTCCCCTGAATAACGCCATCATGGAGGGACGTCTCCGCGGTGTGGCTGCTATTGTGGGATGCAATCATCCCGGCCTGACCCAGGATTTGTTCCATGTCACCATCGCGCGCGAACTGCTCCGTCATGATATTCTCGTCGTCGAAACGGGCTGCAGCGCCACCGCATGCGCAAAGTGGGGACTGCTCAGTCCGGAGGCGGCCATGGAATACGCCGGAGAGGGTCTCCGTGAGATTTGCGAAGCGGTCGGCATACCGCCGATCATTCATTCGGGAAGCTGTGTGGATAATTCACGGATTCTTGTTGCGCTCTCCAACATGGTGAGCGAAGGAGGTCTCGGCGATGCGATCTCCGATATTCCTGTAGCGGCCTGCGCTCCGGAATGGATGAGCGAAAAAGCTGTGACCATAAGCCTTTATGCTGTTGCGAGCGGAATTTATGTGGATATGTCGCCGCAGTTCCAGCTCGGCGGCTGTGAATGGGTGTTGAAATTCCTCACCGAGGATATTGAAAAAATGACCGGCGGGAAATTTGCGTTTAAGCTGGACCCCGTCGCTATCGCTCAGGGGATGATCGAACATATCGATAAAAAACGCGAGGCGCTCAAGCTCCGTCCCATGATGTATCCGGTCAGGGAAATTGCGGTGGAGGTATAG
- the acsB gene encoding acetyl-CoA decarbonylase/synthase complex subunit alpha/beta, producing the protein MSRIIAGAAIRGAHVFYREAEEKFTKAVEEKGEDQKVEFPETAYFLPMANALMGLEVKTVGAIRPILEHARGLLHDPPSESMWLPYLGDTLDSGISTLLTTEVIMALRYLYNEEPQPGCEGFYTDTWLRKLGIQLVDGRMPGFAAILGAAPDLDTAVKVIRELQKRSILIFVGSSVNGRSIVDQLKEAGVEMGWDTYIVPYGRDTVSGIYPLSWAIRSAMTFGGIKAGKGLECLMYTRAKVHAFGLTLGEVDDLKYALGAGAINMGFPIIADTPIPEIRPTGICNFEHVVHELDYNKIIPTCIEVRGVKVKVTDLPIPVPYAAAFEGETVRKEDMYCQFGHKYSTAFEYLRTREMDEIEDGKIELIGPDVDTLQEGGALPLGILIEVAGRRLQKDFESIMERQLHTYLNEAMGIFHMGQRDIVWMRISKDTYRKGFRLKHFGIIIHAQLHDIYGEIVDKVQVTLITDKDKVEEVLKEAQAAYSFRDERIAGMTDESVDTFYSCTLCQSYAPSHVCIISPERLGLCGAYSWLDGKAGYEIKPKGCNQPVKKGEVIDAVKGQWKGVNDFVYQTSRQALKRFNAYSVMEEPMTSCGCFECIMAMVPECNGFMIVNREFGGMTPCGMNFTTLAGFVGGGSQTPGFLGVGKLYVVSKKFISADGGLLRMVWMPKQLKDFLHEKLMHRCEEIGNPDFIDMIADETITTDVMELMEWCAEKNHPALTMPSLL; encoded by the coding sequence ATGTCACGAATAATTGCAGGAGCAGCCATACGAGGTGCGCATGTCTTTTATAGGGAGGCTGAGGAAAAGTTTACCAAAGCGGTGGAAGAAAAAGGAGAGGACCAGAAAGTAGAATTCCCCGAAACCGCCTACTTCCTTCCCATGGCCAATGCGCTCATGGGATTGGAAGTGAAAACGGTTGGGGCAATCCGCCCCATTCTGGAACATGCTCGAGGACTTTTGCATGATCCACCCTCGGAATCGATGTGGCTTCCCTATCTTGGAGATACCCTCGACAGCGGCATTTCCACGCTGCTTACGACGGAAGTTATCATGGCGCTCCGCTACCTCTACAATGAAGAGCCGCAGCCGGGATGCGAGGGATTTTATACCGACACATGGCTCCGTAAACTGGGTATTCAACTTGTTGACGGCCGTATGCCCGGCTTCGCCGCCATTCTCGGAGCTGCGCCGGACCTGGACACCGCAGTGAAGGTCATACGCGAGCTCCAGAAGAGAAGCATTCTCATTTTTGTCGGCTCCTCGGTGAACGGAAGAAGCATCGTTGACCAGCTCAAAGAGGCCGGCGTCGAAATGGGCTGGGATACCTATATCGTGCCCTACGGCCGCGATACCGTGTCAGGTATTTATCCGCTCAGTTGGGCAATCAGGAGCGCGATGACGTTCGGCGGCATCAAGGCTGGAAAGGGACTGGAATGCCTTATGTATACCCGCGCCAAGGTTCATGCTTTCGGGCTGACGCTCGGCGAGGTGGACGATCTCAAGTATGCGCTCGGTGCGGGGGCTATCAACATGGGATTCCCAATCATTGCCGACACACCGATTCCGGAGATACGGCCGACGGGAATCTGTAACTTCGAGCATGTCGTTCACGAGCTCGATTACAACAAGATTATCCCAACCTGCATCGAGGTTCGCGGGGTAAAGGTGAAAGTTACCGACCTGCCCATTCCGGTGCCCTACGCAGCGGCTTTTGAGGGTGAAACGGTCAGAAAAGAAGATATGTACTGCCAGTTCGGACACAAGTACTCGACAGCTTTTGAATATCTCCGAACAAGGGAGATGGATGAAATAGAGGATGGCAAGATCGAGCTTATCGGTCCGGATGTCGACACACTCCAGGAAGGCGGGGCGCTTCCCCTGGGAATACTGATCGAAGTGGCGGGAAGACGCTTGCAGAAAGATTTCGAGTCCATCATGGAACGCCAGCTCCATACGTACCTCAACGAGGCGATGGGTATCTTCCACATGGGCCAGCGGGATATCGTCTGGATGCGCATCTCCAAGGATACTTACCGGAAAGGATTCCGGCTCAAGCACTTCGGTATCATCATTCATGCGCAGTTACATGACATATACGGTGAGATCGTTGACAAGGTTCAGGTTACGCTCATTACCGATAAGGACAAGGTCGAGGAGGTTCTCAAGGAAGCTCAGGCAGCCTACAGCTTCCGGGATGAGCGGATCGCCGGAATGACCGACGAGAGCGTCGACACATTCTATTCCTGCACTCTCTGCCAGTCTTATGCGCCCAGCCATGTCTGTATCATAAGCCCCGAGCGCCTCGGTCTTTGCGGCGCCTATTCCTGGCTGGACGGGAAGGCGGGGTATGAAATCAAACCCAAGGGATGCAATCAGCCGGTGAAAAAGGGAGAGGTTATAGACGCTGTCAAAGGCCAATGGAAAGGGGTCAACGACTTCGTATATCAGACATCAAGGCAGGCGCTCAAGCGGTTCAACGCTTACAGCGTCATGGAAGAACCCATGACGAGCTGCGGATGCTTCGAGTGTATCATGGCCATGGTTCCGGAATGCAACGGTTTTATGATCGTAAACCGTGAATTCGGCGGTATGACCCCCTGCGGGATGAATTTCACCACCCTGGCTGGCTTTGTCGGCGGTGGTTCCCAGACACCGGGATTTCTGGGCGTCGGGAAATTGTACGTGGTATCGAAGAAATTCATCAGCGCTGACGGCGGCCTTCTGAGAATGGTCTGGATGCCGAAGCAGCTCAAGGATTTTTTACACGAAAAGCTGATGCATCGCTGCGAAGAAATCGGCAATCCCGATTTCATCGATATGATAGCCGATGAGACGATTACGACCGATGTGATGGAATTGATGGAATGGTGCGCTGAGAAAAACCATCCCGCACTCACCATGCCTTCCCTGCTGTAA
- a CDS encoding HAMP domain-containing sensor histidine kinase — MNILILHHARSIPKTGNERSIHINMWSQIFFDLVILTIVVHYAGSLDTAVSFAYLFHIVLACIFFSRIQSFLVFLFASLLFILCVALETAGLISPVSVYGETVFRSFVVPGPMNVIMPVSSTLAIFFILWYLVSHLSDLVRKRDCELIETNLQLKKTQEERAKHLLWLTHELKAPLAAIDANIQLIQKGHCGVLPDKTLDVLERISARSRKLGIEIQEMLQLTNLRDVRKETLRWESIDLVEIITWCLAQLQPSAEERNIRFEKNLQSACVVTNEDHMKMLLLNVISNAVTYSHNNNTVRIECLSFPDSGPLVVVEDHGIGIEPNKLEKIFNEYYHTVEAVRHNKNSTGLGLTIVKHIAQSHNLSIRVASSPNAGTRFEIRFPGSVPQATEKEKENDDVLCYDH; from the coding sequence ATGAATATCCTGATCCTGCATCATGCGCGCAGTATTCCAAAGACCGGGAATGAACGAAGCATACATATCAATATGTGGTCTCAGATATTCTTTGATCTGGTCATTCTGACCATAGTCGTTCATTATGCGGGGAGCCTTGATACAGCCGTATCATTTGCCTATCTTTTTCACATAGTGCTGGCCTGTATTTTCTTTAGCCGAATCCAAAGTTTTTTAGTTTTTTTATTTGCCTCGCTTTTGTTCATTCTCTGCGTTGCTTTGGAAACTGCCGGGCTTATTTCCCCTGTCAGTGTCTACGGAGAAACCGTTTTTCGCTCTTTCGTCGTACCGGGCCCCATGAATGTTATCATGCCGGTATCTTCGACGTTAGCCATTTTTTTTATTCTCTGGTACCTTGTATCACACCTGTCTGATCTTGTACGAAAGCGTGATTGCGAACTTATTGAGACTAATCTGCAGTTAAAGAAAACACAGGAGGAGAGAGCAAAACACCTGTTATGGCTGACTCATGAACTGAAAGCGCCATTGGCTGCCATCGATGCCAATATACAACTCATTCAAAAAGGACATTGCGGGGTTTTGCCCGACAAGACCCTCGATGTTCTTGAGCGGATTTCTGCGCGGAGCCGGAAGCTCGGTATAGAAATTCAGGAGATGCTGCAACTGACAAATCTTCGCGATGTCCGCAAAGAAACCCTTCGGTGGGAATCAATCGATTTGGTGGAAATTATTACCTGGTGCCTCGCCCAGCTTCAGCCATCAGCGGAAGAACGGAATATCAGGTTTGAAAAAAATCTGCAATCCGCTTGCGTAGTGACCAATGAAGATCACATGAAGATGCTTTTGCTTAATGTGATATCAAATGCTGTAACATATTCACATAATAATAATACTGTACGCATAGAGTGTCTTTCCTTTCCGGATTCCGGACCCCTGGTAGTCGTAGAGGATCATGGTATCGGCATAGAGCCCAATAAACTCGAAAAAATCTTTAATGAATACTACCATACTGTCGAGGCGGTTAGACATAACAAAAATTCCACCGGTCTCGGCCTTACTATTGTCAAACATATTGCTCAATCTCATAATTTGTCAATACGGGTTGCCAGTTCACCGAATGCAGGAACTCGATTTGAGATCAGGTTTCCGGGTTCCGTACCACAGGCAACTGAAAAAGAAAAGGAGAACGATGATGTTTTATGTTATGATCATTGA
- the acsC gene encoding acetyl-CoA decarbonylase/synthase complex subunit gamma, with the protein MALTALDIFKNLPKTNCKDCGVPTCLAFAMQLAAKKVELSKCPHISEGGKAALDSASAPPVKLITIGDGEKKVEAGNETVLFRHEGTFYHETGIAILVSDSLPENELVEKVKKINQKTYERVGFTLGVNLIALKNDSGNALQFARAAEAAQNASALPLILITEDPAAMKAAAEKIKDKKPLLHGITAGNIDEMAPVAAALNLPVVISAPVEALAELTQKARKLGADKLVLEPVSSGLTRKLEDLTRLRRAQLRKNFRDVGFPLLANAVDGENPYLEINRAACYVAKYASLVIVSGHEDWQLLPLLTVRQNIYTDPQKPIQVKPGIWEVGKPGPDSPVLVTTNFSLTYYTVEGEITSSRIPSYVLVIDTEGTSVLTAWAAEKFTVEMIASKLNESGGLKDKVKHRNLVIPGLVAVMTAKLKEESGWNVLVGPREATGIPKFLRAMV; encoded by the coding sequence ATGGCACTTACCGCTTTGGATATTTTCAAGAATCTCCCTAAAACGAACTGTAAAGATTGCGGGGTTCCAACCTGTCTTGCTTTTGCCATGCAGCTTGCGGCCAAAAAGGTCGAGCTCAGCAAATGCCCTCACATTTCCGAAGGGGGGAAAGCGGCTCTGGATAGCGCCTCGGCGCCTCCGGTAAAGCTCATTACCATCGGAGACGGGGAGAAAAAGGTGGAGGCGGGTAACGAGACCGTTCTTTTCCGTCACGAAGGGACGTTTTATCACGAGACCGGCATCGCCATCCTGGTTTCCGACTCGCTGCCAGAAAATGAGCTGGTGGAAAAAGTAAAAAAAATAAATCAAAAGACTTATGAGCGGGTCGGGTTCACCCTCGGTGTGAATCTCATCGCCTTGAAAAATGACAGCGGGAATGCTCTCCAATTCGCCCGCGCCGCTGAAGCCGCTCAGAATGCTTCGGCGCTGCCGCTCATTCTCATAACGGAAGATCCGGCCGCCATGAAAGCAGCAGCCGAGAAAATAAAGGACAAGAAACCGCTTCTCCATGGAATCACAGCGGGCAACATCGATGAAATGGCGCCGGTTGCCGCCGCTCTGAATCTACCGGTGGTTATTTCCGCTCCTGTGGAAGCTTTGGCCGAGCTTACCCAGAAGGCGCGTAAGCTGGGAGCGGATAAACTTGTGCTGGAGCCTGTTTCCAGTGGTTTAACACGAAAACTCGAGGATCTCACACGTCTCAGGAGAGCGCAGCTCAGGAAGAATTTCCGTGATGTGGGATTCCCGCTCCTGGCCAACGCCGTCGACGGGGAAAATCCCTACCTGGAAATCAACCGCGCTGCCTGCTATGTCGCCAAATATGCTTCCCTGGTCATCGTATCCGGGCATGAAGACTGGCAGCTTCTTCCGCTTTTGACAGTGCGGCAGAACATCTATACGGATCCCCAGAAACCAATCCAGGTCAAACCCGGAATCTGGGAAGTCGGCAAACCCGGCCCTGATTCTCCCGTGCTCGTGACGACTAATTTCTCGCTTACCTATTATACGGTTGAGGGCGAGATAACCTCATCGAGGATACCGTCCTACGTTCTGGTCATCGATACAGAAGGAACCTCCGTTCTTACCGCCTGGGCGGCGGAGAAATTCACCGTGGAGATGATCGCGTCCAAGCTCAACGAGAGCGGGGGGCTCAAGGATAAAGTAAAACATCGTAACCTTGTTATTCCCGGTCTTGTAGCAGTGATGACAGCAAAGCTCAAGGAAGAATCCGGCTGGAATGTGCTGGTCGGGCCGCGTGAGGCGACCGGGATTCCCAAGTTTCTCAGAGCCATGGTATAA